The Tripterygium wilfordii isolate XIE 37 chromosome 17, ASM1340144v1, whole genome shotgun sequence genome has a window encoding:
- the LOC119981732 gene encoding blue copper protein-like yields the protein MPVAAMEMAKMALNLSVMVMLIAAAESATVYTNHTVGGPDGWFFNATTNTSATNYTAWAVSETFNLGDFLVFNTNSNQSVVQTYNESLFQSCNTDDATDDDYFLYNGGVTNFSQALTISFPLTIQGPQYYFSDAGDDGVQCSKGMAFAISVNRGLGLPPSLNQPPPPPYIEPPPDPDSAQSPPVTVNGSSDSPGNDALAFGTNVRVVLCALLFAVGALISC from the exons ATGCCAGTAGCAGCCATGGAAATGGCGAAGATGGCACTGAATCTATCAGTGATGGTAATGCTGATCGCTGCAGCTGAGTCGGCCACAGTTTACACCAACCACACGGTGGGTGGCCCCGACGGCTGGTTCTTCAATGCAACCACCAACACTTCCGCCACTAATTACACAGCTTGGGCTGTCTCGGAAACCTTCAATCTCGGTGACTTTCTCG TGTTCAACACCAATTCAAACCAGAGCGTGGTCCAGACTTACAATGAGAGCTTATTCCAGAGCTGCAACACGGACGACGCGACGGACGACGACTACTTTCTCTACAACGGCGGCGTCACTAATTTCAGCCAGGCGTTGACTATCAGCTTCCCGTTGACTATTCAGGGCCCCCAATACTACTTCTCCGATGCCGGTGACGACGGCGTACAGTGCTCCAAAGGCATGGCATTTGCGATCTCCGTGAATCGCGGCCTCGGACTGCCTCCCAGCCTCAACCAGCCCCCACCACCGCCATATATAGAGCCTCCTCCAGACCCCGACTCGGCTCAGTCTCCGCCCGTGACGGTCAACGGTTCATCGGATTCGCCGGGAAATGATGCATTGGCTTTTGGAA